The Tissierellales bacterium genome contains the following window.
TTTATGGTATCTATAATACTTCTAATCTGATCCATAGATTTATCTTTTGTTAATGTTTTAATAAAGTCTATACCATAGGGAAGTTCCTTTCCTGAAGAAACTACATGATCAATAATTCCCAATTTTAGTCCTTCGTCAGCACTTATCACTTCACCTTTTATTATGAATTCAATTGCTTTCGATTTTCCAATTAAGTTTGTCAATCTTATATTCCCTCCCATACCTGGCATTAAACCTATATTCGATTCAGGTAAAGAAATGAGGGCTTTTTTTGAAGCTATTCTAAATTGACAACTTAAGGCTATTTCAAATCCTGCACCAAAACATACTCCATTTATGGCTGCTACCGTTATTAAGGGCAATTTCTCAATATATTTAAGTAAATCTTTTCCCTTATTCAATGCTTCCATGAAATCTTCTAATCTACCTTTGTATTTATTAAATTCCTCAATATCGGCTCCTGATGTAAAATACCTACCAGTTCCTGTTATTATCATTGCTATAAAATTATAATTATTAATTATTTCGTTAAGTGTTTCAAGTTCAATAAATTCAGGTACCTTTATTTTGTTTTGCTTCCCGTTCTTTAAATATAAAATACAAATATCCTTATACTTTTTCAGTTCAACTAAATCACTTTTGTATAACAGTTCACCATACATATTTAATTCTCTAAATCTACAATTTTATCATCATATTGATAAATTAAGTACATAGTTTCAATAACTTCACCTACCGTCTCTGCAGGATTTTTTAAAAGATATTTTCCTACAACCTGCAATTGAATATTAAAATCATATTCACTTTTTAACATTTCCACTAATTCAACAAACATTAATGAATCACCGTCTAAATCTTCCATAATTGTTAGCTCATCATTAATTTCACTTACTTCTATTTCACATTCTTCCGCTATAAAATTATAAACTTTCTCCCTTAATTTAGCCTTAATCTCTTCTGTTAATTCCCTCTTTACTTCCATTATCATTTTGATTTCCCCTTTCAATTTATTTTTAATATAGCTAATGTGCTATATTATTAACATAATATTAACTTAGAGTTTCTCAACATTTATAGCCTTTTTATCTAATTTTTCAGTTTTCTTCATTTTCCGTATGTTTAATTTATCTTTTAACTTAATTAAATTATCCATTATAAAACCTTGTAGATTCATATAAATTTTATCGAATCTGTTAAAGTTAACAGTTAACGCTACAGTATCCATTAAACTTTTTATAGAATAAATACTATCATCCTTACGAAGCTTAAGCCCCTTCACAGAATTATTAACATTTAGTTCTTTAAATCTTTTTTCACTAGGTAATCCTCTCTTTGTTAGTCCTCTATATTTAAAATACTCAGGTAGCATTCCAGGTTCGTCTCGTACTGAAATTTTTGTGTCAACGAGTAACTTCTCATTTATATCTTCATCGTGCTTTCTTTCAGGCCATATATATCTGTCTATGTTTAAACCACAACATACATTAAAACCATTTTCAACCTGATAAATTCTCTCAGCAGCTAAAAAAACCTCTTCTTCAGTCATATCTAATCCATAAATAGAATTCATAATTTCTGTAAAATCATCAAAGTAACCGGCTCCTGTAAAAGGTAAACCTTGTATAGCAAACAAACAAACCCCTATAGAATCTACAATTATTTTGTAGTTCTCATGCCACCAAAGTATCCTTCCTATATCTACAGGCTTGTCCAATTGTTTTTTTACATTTCTTATATTAAAAATATGTTTAGCTATATAATATCCACCATTTTGCATAGTAAAGGCAAAGCTCTTTAAGTGGTCTCCTCCTCTTGTAGAAGTTAGGTAACCTAGAGATCTTACCAACCTATTGTTACTTTGTAAGCCAGTATAGGACTTATTTATGCAAAAAGAGTAGTCTTCAAGACCTAGCTTAATAGCACTTCTATAAACTCC
Protein-coding sequences here:
- a CDS encoding enoyl-CoA hydratase/isomerase family protein gives rise to the protein MYGELLYKSDLVELKKYKDICILYLKNGKQNKIKVPEFIELETLNEIINNYNFIAMIITGTGRYFTSGADIEEFNKYKGRLEDFMEALNKGKDLLKYIEKLPLITVAAINGVCFGAGFEIALSCQFRIASKKALISLPESNIGLMPGMGGNIRLTNLIGKSKAIEFIIKGEVISADEGLKLGIIDHVVSSGKELPYGIDFIKTLTKDKSMDQIRSIIDTI
- a CDS encoding phosphopantetheine-binding protein, with translation MIMEVKRELTEEIKAKLREKVYNFIAEECEIEVSEINDELTIMEDLDGDSLMFVELVEMLKSEYDFNIQLQVVGKYLLKNPAETVGEVIETMYLIYQYDDKIVDLEN
- a CDS encoding aldehyde ferredoxin oxidoreductase C-terminal domain-containing protein; translated protein: CYSCPVACSKRYKVKKGKYKGLAGSRIEYGAASIGPITGIFDWPRTLHLKLLCDKYGLDTIELGAVIALTMEGCQRGLLTKDQLFGRTVKFGSVEDAEYIINLIVDRKGIGDILAEGVYRSAIKLGLEDYSFCINKSYTGLQSNNRLVRSLGYLTSTRGGDHLKSFAFTMQNGGYYIAKHIFNIRNVKKQLDKPVDIGRILWWHENYKIIVDSIGVCLFAIQGLPFTGAGYFDDFTEIMNSIYGLDMTEEEVFLAAERIYQVENGFNVCCGLNIDRYIWPERKHDEDINEKLLVDTKISVRDEPGMLPEYFKYRGLTKRGLPSEKRFKELNVNNSVKGLKLRKDDSIYSIKSLMDTVALTVNFNRFDKIYMNLQGFIMDNLIKLKDKLNIRKMKKTEKLDKKAINVEKL